In the genome of Hippoglossus hippoglossus isolate fHipHip1 chromosome 9, fHipHip1.pri, whole genome shotgun sequence, the window GTGCAATATTTAAATTTCAATATCATTTGCAGTATGCCATATTACTAACTCCTTGATCATTTAATTTCTACTTACCGCCACTGTGGTTAAGTATTCGTTACAcatagttttatttcattgacaatacatttatatttttactttattttaatcttcACTTGTATTTTAGACttaattcttttctttttttctctgtattcTATTCAACTTTACATTGTTCTTTGCTGTAatcttggagcaagctggcacaataatttaataattcttaataaagtcttatcttaaaTACATCCATTATGTCCACCATCAGCTTACCTCAATAATGCAGAGGACGATGACGGAAATTCCAGTGGTAAGGAAATTGTCCTCAAACAAGGTCTTCATTTTTACCACACAACCCTGCAAACAGAGAACATGCATTTATGATTAAACCCAGAGTCAAATGTGATAatatgacctctgacctctgggtCTTAATCCTACTTCTTTACTGTTCCTACCGTTCGCTTGTAATGAGGCTCAGGGCTGCTGCAATTGCTCAGGCAGCAAGATTTCGGCACATTGTCTTCCCAGTCCAACACATTATTGATTCCACAGCAGTCAAACTGAAACAAATCATCCACAGAGAagtaataaacatatttaacaaaaacagaCTGAGATCTCTATAGTTATTGAATTGAGTGGACTGTCATTATGTCTGCTCGGGCACACTCACGTTATTCTGAACCAGATCCCACTCACTCAGTACTGGATCTGTAGAATTTGCTTTGGCTTCTTTCAAACTCTTGTTGAGATCGTCTTCTATCATTGTAGCAACCTAACAAGTGAGGTGAGAGCTGCAGGTTATACATTCGTCTAAACGTGATTTTAAATTCCCCCTCTGgtgaaatgtagtttttaaacAAGTTAATATGTCCACCTTATACCTTCTATATGATAAAAGACATATTAGCATGGTTGAGTATTTCCAGCTTGAGGGCATGGTCACACATACGTGAATTTAAAGCAAATATCGTGGGTGAAAGTTAACAAAGTTGAACTCCGTGTGAAGCTTTACTTCACCACAGAAAGTGAACGGGAGGCAAAGGTTCACCGCTGAAAAATTTGCGTTTGTGTGACCGGTCCCTGACAATGCAGTAAACAAATGGCAGACTATAAAAAGCAGATTCAAAcagccagggtttgtgatgtcacaagcCTAAGAAACCCATCCTGTCAACTTGTAGGCGGGTCTCAGTAGCTGGAAAAGGCTCCTCAACTGCAGGTGGCGCTATTTGGGTTGGGAGACTAGGGGCAGGGGCGGGCCATATTAGCATATTCATAAATCACTTatgaaatgaggaaggaaggtgTGAAGttatatttaagacattttaatgtctTGAGGGGACTTTTCTGTGACAAACCTTGTGAATATGTAATTTTGAGGAACAAAGCAGAGTTTTAGGGGGTTTAATAAGCTTCTTCATGGGACTTTAAGAACAACCCACAGCGAAACAACTGACGGATGCACCCTACCTGTCCCTCGAACACGAGTAGCAGACATGCTGCGGTCAGCTCCACCAGCATCAGaaggaacagcagcaggaaataCTGTCAACAGAGCATATTTCAAAAcccatttgcatttttatttgtcaatttGACATTCCCACATAATTGACCCAAGTTTATTGCAACTTTCATATACACTTTCATatacaaggcaataatcatatttgtggccatatgaaaatcaaagcctatatgtaaaaacattgtgctgcagtagcagctcctctgcagaacatgttatGGAACTGATaagctacatattgtgcattgtaaatgtgaattgatattaatttgaatattgtgcattgaatagaaaaagttggCCTTATTGTGTTTGGCACTTTTGTATGACTAGTCTGCAGCATGTATATGCAGACACGTTGAAATTAGATGCCACACCACTAACGGTGTTTGATGAAAACTCACAGTTTCCATATGCCTACATCATCATTGTCTTGTGACCCTtctgacacagtttgacatggttgcaGTCAATGGACGAGGAGTACACCAAAGtgtaaaacaagacattttctgttgccaccaggtggcgctgtgattttaagtcttGATTTCTGTGAAGTTTTCATCAGGCTGAGACTCTTGTCATACATGTCCAGTTTGGAGTAGATAGGACATTGTAAGTCCGAgatatgtccgagatacaacaACACCGTGTTTGGATGGCGAGACATCAAAATTTGATGCCATGCCACCTTCAGACCGTGTGACGAAAAGTCACGCTTTTAACAACTTTGAATCTCAATTTTGTTAAGATGGCACATactgaatttgaagttgatctgatgaaagctctaggaggagtaTGATTTCGTAGCAGGTGTCAAAAAGCCAAAAAACTGGCAAAAATCAAGccaaatttcattttcatttgcttcCTGGATGTTCTTTTTAAGGCCATTGAGGAGGAGACGAATGGAGGGATTCCCGAGCAGGCTACATACTGAAGGatctttgcattttaaattaactGAATACCAGCAGGTAGCTTTGGTGGATGAAGGTTTCATGTTTCGAGATTTAAAACAGAGAACAATAAAAGCACTGTTGCTTCATTATCGCAGAAAACTATTATGTTTCCATGACTGGGATTTGCCCCAGAGAATGCATGCAACGACAATAGGATATAATTCTAACAGAGCAGTGGATTGACATACGAGGGAAGAGCGAGCAGTTCTTTGGGCCAAACATCAGCGAACCACTCATTTTTGTAGATCCCCCAAAACCAATAGAGGGAGCAGCATCAGTTAAGTATCTGAGGGCAAGTGATGCACTGATTTGTTGTTGtagagaaatataaataaatacatttatatatgcTGTCCGCTTTTCACGCGG includes:
- the LOC117767765 gene encoding leukocyte surface antigen CD53-like, which gives rise to MLVELTAACLLLVFEGQVATMIEDDLNKSLKEAKANSTDPVLSEWDLVQNNFDCCGINNVLDWEDNVPKSCCLSNCSSPEPHYKRTGCVVKMKTLFEDNFLTTGISVIVLCIIEVS